One window from the genome of Echinicola vietnamensis DSM 17526 encodes:
- a CDS encoding NAD(P)/FAD-dependent oxidoreductase translates to MEVDFLLIGQGIAGTVLSYRLIKSGKSVLVIDQAAANNSSRVAAGLFNPITGRKMVKTWQADRLFPVIKPLYGELERLLEKKLIYDKNIYRPFFSIEEQNEWMGKSCDAEVQDYLEAVRTQPLCEEVADPYGGIMLKNSGYLDINTLLDGYSSWLADNGQLKRDHFDEGMLEHREGKWHYQGTKASAIVFCSGLGAAKSSYFDWLPFAPVKGEILEMESDFTPAEIINRGVFRITMPDGRIRVGSTYSWHDLDQGPTERGKEEILERLEKIVPGQAGKLLSHRVGIRPATKDRKPFLGKHPAAESVYIFNGFGAKGVSLVPYYSKIMLGLMLEGSEPEKDVNISRFFKYI, encoded by the coding sequence ATGGAAGTAGATTTTTTACTCATTGGACAGGGCATTGCAGGTACGGTTTTGTCCTATCGGTTGATTAAGTCAGGGAAGTCTGTTTTGGTGATCGATCAGGCAGCGGCAAACAACAGCAGTAGGGTAGCCGCTGGACTGTTTAACCCCATTACGGGGCGCAAAATGGTCAAAACCTGGCAGGCGGATCGTCTCTTTCCTGTCATAAAGCCCCTTTATGGTGAATTGGAAAGGTTACTGGAAAAGAAATTAATCTACGATAAAAACATCTATCGGCCTTTTTTCAGTATTGAGGAACAAAATGAATGGATGGGAAAGAGTTGTGATGCCGAAGTACAGGATTACCTGGAAGCAGTCAGGACACAGCCATTGTGTGAAGAAGTTGCCGATCCCTATGGAGGCATCATGCTCAAGAATTCCGGCTATTTGGACATCAATACACTGCTCGACGGGTATAGCAGCTGGTTGGCTGATAACGGTCAGTTAAAAAGAGACCATTTTGATGAAGGCATGTTGGAGCATCGTGAGGGGAAGTGGCATTATCAAGGGACAAAAGCTTCAGCAATCGTTTTTTGCAGTGGTCTGGGGGCAGCAAAAAGTTCGTACTTTGATTGGTTGCCTTTTGCGCCGGTAAAGGGAGAGATCCTGGAGATGGAAAGTGATTTTACGCCTGCAGAAATCATCAATAGAGGAGTTTTTAGGATCACCATGCCTGATGGACGGATCCGAGTAGGGTCCACCTACAGTTGGCATGATTTGGACCAAGGACCTACCGAACGGGGCAAGGAGGAGATATTGGAGCGACTGGAGAAGATCGTGCCCGGCCAAGCCGGAAAATTGTTGAGCCATCGAGTGGGAATTCGGCCTGCTACTAAGGACCGAAAACCATTTTTGGGAAAACATCCTGCTGCTGAAAGCGTTTATATCTTCAATGGATTTGGTGCGAAAGGCGTTTCTTTAGTACCTTATTACAGTAAGATCATGCTCGGGTTAATGTTGGAAGGTAGCGAACCTGAAAAAGATGTTAACATAAGTCGATTTTTTAAGTATATTTAA
- the porV gene encoding type IX secretion system outer membrane channel protein PorV has translation MKKSSDYLKALTFLTVLSITAFSAKAQNSVRVSGQDQGRRVIITAVPFLNFAPDSRHSAMGDAGVATTPDANSIHWNAAKLAFAEDEMGFALSYSPWLGKLVPDMSLSYLTGYMRIDDMSTFGIDLRYFNMGDIQLTDQFGQDIGQFNPRDIAIGTNYSRKLSETLSLGISARFIHSNIAGNISSNGNGDSKPGISVGVDVGVYQRKEILLSNKEAYWSWGANISNIGPKLTYNSSDDADYIPTNLRIGTALETALDENNTLTFALDLNKLMVPTPPIYATNEDGSLIIGPDGKPEIAENGGKDPDRQLLSAMFGSFADAPDGFSEEMQELMISFGVEYEYAEKFALRTGYFYENKHKGGRQYFTMGVGFDLKRLGFDFSYLVPQKQNHPLAETLRFSLAYNIPK, from the coding sequence ATGAAGAAATCAAGTGATTATTTAAAGGCGCTTACTTTTTTAACTGTACTTTCGATTACTGCTTTTTCGGCGAAAGCCCAAAATTCCGTGCGTGTTTCTGGTCAAGACCAAGGACGCAGGGTCATCATCACAGCAGTGCCTTTTCTTAATTTTGCTCCTGACAGTAGACATTCGGCCATGGGAGATGCCGGTGTGGCCACCACGCCTGATGCCAATTCGATCCACTGGAATGCGGCCAAACTGGCTTTCGCGGAAGATGAAATGGGATTTGCCCTATCCTATTCCCCTTGGCTCGGGAAACTGGTTCCCGATATGTCCTTAAGCTATCTGACCGGTTATATGCGCATCGATGACATGTCCACTTTCGGAATAGATTTGCGCTATTTTAACATGGGTGATATCCAGCTGACCGACCAGTTTGGACAGGATATTGGACAGTTTAATCCACGGGACATCGCCATTGGAACCAATTATTCGAGAAAATTATCCGAGACCCTTTCCCTGGGCATATCCGCCAGGTTCATCCATTCCAATATCGCAGGAAACATTTCCTCTAATGGAAACGGAGACAGCAAACCCGGCATCAGCGTAGGCGTGGATGTAGGCGTTTACCAACGCAAAGAAATCCTCCTCAGCAACAAGGAAGCCTACTGGTCTTGGGGTGCCAATATCAGCAATATCGGTCCAAAATTGACCTATAACAGTTCTGACGATGCCGACTATATCCCTACCAACCTACGGATAGGAACCGCGCTCGAAACAGCCCTTGATGAAAACAACACCCTGACTTTCGCCCTTGACCTGAATAAGTTAATGGTCCCCACCCCTCCGATCTATGCTACCAATGAAGATGGTTCGCTCATCATTGGTCCTGATGGGAAACCCGAAATCGCTGAAAATGGTGGTAAAGACCCTGATCGCCAACTCCTCAGCGCCATGTTCGGCTCCTTTGCCGATGCCCCTGATGGCTTCAGTGAAGAAATGCAGGAACTGATGATCTCCTTTGGTGTGGAGTACGAATACGCGGAAAAGTTTGCCTTGAGAACAGGCTATTTCTATGAAAACAAGCATAAAGGCGGAAGACAATATTTCACCATGGGCGTAGGATTTGACCTTAAGCGCTTAGGCTTTGACTTCTCCTACTTGGTTCCCCAAAAGCAAAATCACCCGTTGGCTGAGACATTAAGATTCTCTCTGGCTTATAATATCCCGAAGTAA
- the porU gene encoding type IX secretion system sortase PorU — protein sequence MTWFVTVPFVFGQTSYFKFPITKAGIYQLSLAELPQLKDARLENIAIYGASGMLPQKLEEESLHLQELPSLLLDGKLLVYLEGPHQIKTEGDSLHYRHHSYTDTAYYLVKTHVTAPKRLSSELPAPADAPTFTTEQAMLYALYAYKKETINLLSSGRKWYGNRVRAGGIASFNMQVDPYDQGPIYYHANLLAQSTSEATLRIRSRQQEFFSTVISAIPSSTYGLKGREKHISGFTGHVDVGNPTQFNLELKSSDPNAVGFLDYFLLGLPHLAANVEEGIYMNLNHEQPISLDAKKHLLYWDVTQSDRPEKLSTSAGTVHLRPYQRLAIADPMKAPKIHGLQSISQNIRQINPAELVVITSPSLRFQANKLADFKRSIGISTAVVTPQEIYDAYNYGTRDVTAIRNFLADQYHRHQTLQHVLLFGKGTFDYKHISPGHPNLVPTYSSRNSLHPLTSFGSDDYFGFLEFGQGQWAESEAGDLPLAIGVGRLPVTNTQEARNVVEKIIQYETHSLQLGKWKRKLLFVADDGDYNVHLDHSETHTASLYQSSPFYDVQKLYLDAFKQVAEGSFQTAPEAKAALAESMEDGALLINYIGHGNDNTLAAERIFQVQDLQNWPETQHFPLIVTATCEFGRHDSPYLRSGAEELLIAKNKGAIALLTTGRPVFSSINFSLNKAFISAFQENDEGQGLQLGDIFKATKNNSLNGPYNRNFSLLGDPSLRLARPELSIDLTVSSAKGTAIDTLYSHQPTRITGTVRDPLTGLPMHNFDGTFLLEILGEPITVKTNGDEGPASTFQELNNIRYRGSGNITNGQFTAEIFVGQDTLGRPSDGIIRIFASSESSTFEAINAQAISLEEGTFSAPDDREGPSIRLFANDTIQSPTTVSSTQITFIASLKDESGIQTTSENGQGIMLKVNGNSPIVLDNYYRTIHGNYQQGIIEMPIGGLEEGINTLELTAYDHAGNASTQTLKIKVSGSENIKIEEIINYPNPTNDISYFKIKHNRPNENIILYLTIYNLLGKKIYSTEKRYPKASTEIPDLEWIFLRDMTKIPAKGTYIYELQLTSERDGTSDQAIGKINIQ from the coding sequence TTGACATGGTTCGTAACAGTCCCTTTTGTTTTTGGCCAAACCTCCTACTTTAAATTCCCCATCACCAAAGCAGGCATCTATCAACTATCCCTTGCAGAATTACCGCAGTTAAAGGATGCCCGGTTGGAAAATATTGCCATTTATGGTGCTAGTGGCATGTTACCGCAAAAATTGGAGGAAGAATCGCTCCATCTCCAAGAACTGCCTTCCCTGCTGCTGGACGGGAAGCTTTTGGTTTACTTGGAAGGTCCGCACCAAATAAAGACGGAAGGAGACAGCCTCCATTACCGCCACCATTCCTACACTGATACGGCTTATTACCTTGTCAAAACCCATGTTACTGCTCCCAAAAGGCTGTCGTCTGAATTGCCTGCCCCAGCTGATGCCCCTACCTTCACTACAGAACAGGCCATGCTTTATGCCCTTTACGCCTATAAGAAAGAAACAATCAATTTGCTTTCTTCGGGAAGAAAGTGGTATGGAAACAGGGTTCGGGCTGGAGGAATTGCCTCTTTTAACATGCAAGTGGATCCATACGATCAAGGGCCCATTTACTATCATGCCAATCTTTTGGCCCAATCCACCAGTGAGGCGACCTTGCGCATCAGGAGTCGACAACAGGAGTTTTTCTCCACGGTGATTTCTGCCATCCCTTCATCCACTTATGGCCTAAAAGGGCGGGAAAAGCACATATCTGGTTTTACAGGACATGTTGACGTGGGAAATCCCACCCAGTTTAACCTCGAGCTAAAAAGCAGTGACCCAAATGCGGTAGGTTTCTTGGATTATTTTCTACTGGGACTGCCTCATCTAGCGGCTAATGTGGAAGAGGGGATTTATATGAACCTCAACCACGAACAGCCCATTTCATTGGACGCCAAAAAGCACCTGCTTTACTGGGATGTCACTCAGTCTGACCGGCCAGAAAAGCTCTCTACCTCAGCAGGAACCGTGCATCTGCGGCCGTACCAACGCTTGGCCATCGCCGATCCAATGAAGGCCCCTAAAATCCATGGACTCCAAAGCATAAGCCAAAACATCCGTCAAATCAATCCTGCTGAACTGGTGGTCATCACCTCTCCCTCCCTTCGCTTCCAAGCCAATAAGCTGGCGGATTTTAAGCGCAGTATCGGAATAAGTACGGCAGTGGTAACGCCCCAAGAAATATATGACGCCTATAATTACGGCACCAGGGATGTTACAGCCATCCGCAATTTCCTAGCCGACCAATATCACCGCCACCAAACCCTTCAGCATGTACTGCTTTTTGGAAAAGGGACGTTTGACTATAAACATATCAGCCCTGGTCACCCAAACCTCGTCCCCACATACAGCAGCAGGAACAGCCTTCATCCCCTGACTTCTTTTGGTTCGGATGATTATTTTGGTTTTTTGGAATTTGGGCAGGGCCAATGGGCCGAATCCGAAGCAGGCGACCTGCCGCTTGCCATCGGCGTGGGGCGACTTCCCGTGACCAACACACAGGAGGCTAGAAACGTCGTGGAAAAGATCATCCAGTACGAAACCCACTCCCTCCAGCTAGGCAAATGGAAACGAAAATTACTTTTTGTTGCCGATGACGGAGACTACAACGTCCACCTTGACCACAGTGAAACGCACACCGCTTCCCTTTATCAAAGCAGCCCATTCTATGACGTGCAGAAGCTGTATCTGGATGCATTCAAACAGGTAGCAGAGGGAAGTTTCCAAACCGCACCGGAAGCAAAGGCGGCATTGGCAGAAAGCATGGAAGACGGAGCATTGCTCATCAATTACATAGGTCATGGCAATGATAACACCCTTGCGGCGGAAAGGATCTTTCAAGTACAGGACCTACAAAACTGGCCAGAAACCCAACATTTTCCGCTGATCGTTACCGCTACTTGTGAATTTGGCCGTCACGACAGCCCATATCTCCGATCAGGAGCAGAAGAACTGCTGATCGCCAAAAACAAAGGCGCCATTGCACTGCTTACTACGGGCCGACCTGTGTTTAGCAGTATTAACTTTTCCCTGAACAAGGCCTTCATTTCGGCATTTCAGGAAAACGACGAAGGTCAGGGATTGCAGTTGGGGGATATTTTCAAGGCCACCAAAAACAACAGCCTAAATGGCCCATACAACAGGAACTTTTCCCTCTTAGGGGATCCCAGCCTTCGTTTGGCCAGGCCAGAATTAAGCATTGACTTGACCGTATCATCGGCAAAAGGAACAGCAATAGACACCCTTTACTCCCACCAACCCACAAGGATCACAGGAACCGTCCGGGATCCGCTCACCGGGCTGCCTATGCATAATTTTGATGGCACTTTTCTATTGGAAATACTAGGCGAACCGATCACGGTAAAAACCAATGGAGATGAAGGCCCTGCAAGTACCTTCCAAGAACTGAACAACATCCGCTACCGTGGCAGTGGAAACATCACCAATGGCCAGTTCACGGCAGAGATCTTCGTTGGACAGGACACATTGGGCCGACCATCAGATGGCATTATAAGGATTTTTGCAAGTTCGGAATCCAGTACATTCGAAGCGATAAATGCCCAGGCCATTTCGCTTGAAGAAGGCACTTTTTCAGCTCCCGATGACCGTGAAGGGCCATCGATCAGGCTGTTTGCCAATGACACCATCCAATCCCCTACCACTGTCTCCTCTACACAAATCACCTTTATCGCGTCCCTAAAGGATGAAAGTGGCATCCAAACGACTTCGGAAAACGGACAGGGAATCATGCTGAAGGTAAACGGAAACTCCCCTATTGTATTGGACAACTATTACCGCACGATCCATGGTAACTACCAGCAAGGTATCATCGAAATGCCTATTGGTGGACTGGAAGAAGGAATCAACACGCTTGAATTAACCGCCTATGATCATGCAGGCAATGCCAGCACCCAGACATTAAAAATTAAGGTCAGCGGAAGTGAAAACATTAAGATTGAGGAAATTATTAATTATCCAAATCCTACAAATGATATCAGTTATTTCAAGATAAAACATAATCGACCTAATGAAAATATAATTTTGTACTTGACGATTTATAATTTGCTTGGAAAGAAAATATATTCAACGGAAAAACGTTATCCAAAAGCAAGTACTGAAATCCCTGATCTTGAATGGATTTTTTTAAGAGACATGACAAAAATTCCCGCAAAAGGAACTTATATTTACGAATTACAGCTAACAAGCGAAAGAGACGGAACCTCGGACCAGGCAATAGGAAAAATAAATATTCAATGA
- a CDS encoding aminotransferase class IV, with protein sequence MNSDTFDNDTLLFSPSPKGGYVSAPDHLANRASFFGDGLFETMIFKEGEIRFRDGHWNRITEGLQQLKINGRRLQHIGELEAFLVGQFGSHAFLRVRWNIYRSGLGKYSPQENGTDELISIQQATSPPKVKQQTFISTSITVPKSPWSHCKTLNALTYVMANIEREEKGMDEVILKDTSNFISESGIANLFWKKDGTFYTPSLTCSCIAGVSRNALIQHLNHQRIPLIEGEFTEDHLLSADQVFTTNVSGIAYLQRIEGKEFDTSPIAEAESLFN encoded by the coding sequence ATGAACAGTGACACGTTCGATAACGATACACTTTTGTTTTCCCCCTCGCCAAAAGGCGGTTATGTTTCCGCTCCTGATCACCTTGCCAATAGGGCATCTTTTTTTGGTGATGGCCTGTTTGAAACCATGATATTCAAAGAAGGTGAAATCCGATTTCGTGACGGCCATTGGAATAGGATCACAGAGGGGCTACAGCAATTAAAAATCAATGGTCGCCGCTTGCAGCACATTGGGGAACTGGAAGCATTTCTGGTGGGGCAATTTGGAAGTCATGCTTTTTTGCGGGTGAGATGGAATATTTATCGAAGCGGATTGGGAAAGTACAGCCCTCAAGAGAATGGGACTGATGAATTGATCAGTATTCAGCAAGCGACTTCCCCACCAAAGGTAAAACAGCAGACATTTATCAGTACTTCCATTACTGTTCCCAAAAGCCCTTGGTCGCATTGCAAGACCTTAAATGCCCTCACCTACGTGATGGCCAATATCGAACGTGAAGAAAAGGGAATGGATGAGGTAATTCTGAAGGATACTTCCAACTTCATTTCCGAATCGGGCATTGCCAATCTTTTCTGGAAGAAAGACGGCACCTTTTATACCCCCTCGCTAACATGCAGCTGCATTGCTGGTGTATCAAGGAATGCATTGATCCAGCACCTAAATCATCAACGCATTCCACTGATCGAAGGAGAATTCACGGAAGATCACCTGCTTTCCGCAGATCAAGTCTTTACTACCAATGTGTCCGGGATAGCTTATTTACAACGTATCGAAGGCAAGGAATTTGACACCAGCCCTATTGCGGAGGCAGAAAGTCTCTTCAACTAA
- a CDS encoding YicC/YloC family endoribonuclease: MIKSMTGYGVANFENDRYIISAEIKTLNSKFLDFNLRSPRQFSDREIEIRGLVSGVLERGKVNLNIEFTAKSSTNLPVSINQELFETYFDTYQSMASKVGVSDSNDLFRMAIQAPNVVTTLTDKSDDQEEWDAVKKVVMEAAQKCDDFRKDEGETLYHKFKENLDVITKGLDEIQKEEPNRKERIKNRIRNNFKDWMEENSFDENRFEQELIYYFEKLDITEEIVRLSTHLKYFDKTMSAPNSQGKKLGFISQEIGREINTIGSKANDAAIQRHVIIMKDELEKIKEQALNII, encoded by the coding sequence ATGATTAAATCCATGACCGGCTATGGTGTAGCCAATTTTGAAAATGACCGCTATATTATCAGCGCGGAAATCAAGACGTTAAATTCCAAGTTTTTGGACTTTAACCTTCGCAGTCCCCGACAGTTTTCTGATCGAGAGATAGAAATCAGGGGGCTGGTGTCAGGTGTTTTGGAGAGGGGCAAAGTAAATCTCAACATTGAATTTACGGCCAAGTCCAGCACAAACCTTCCTGTGAGCATCAACCAGGAACTTTTTGAAACGTATTTTGACACCTACCAATCCATGGCCTCAAAAGTGGGCGTGAGCGACAGCAATGACTTGTTCCGGATGGCTATCCAAGCCCCGAATGTGGTTACCACCCTAACGGACAAATCCGATGATCAAGAAGAGTGGGATGCGGTAAAAAAGGTCGTGATGGAAGCTGCCCAAAAGTGCGATGACTTCCGTAAAGACGAAGGTGAAACCCTTTATCATAAGTTTAAGGAAAACTTGGACGTCATCACCAAAGGCCTGGATGAGATCCAAAAGGAAGAGCCCAATAGAAAAGAACGGATCAAGAACCGGATCAGAAACAACTTCAAGGATTGGATGGAGGAAAATTCCTTTGATGAAAATCGCTTTGAGCAGGAACTGATCTATTATTTTGAGAAGTTGGATATTACAGAAGAGATCGTCAGGCTATCCACGCACCTCAAATACTTCGATAAGACCATGTCGGCGCCTAACAGCCAAGGAAAGAAACTTGGGTTTATCAGTCAGGAGATTGGCAGGGAAATTAATACCATCGGTTCCAAGGCCAATGATGCGGCGATCCAGCGGCACGTGATCATCATGAAGGATGAGTTGGAGAAGATCAAAGAACAGGCACTGAATATTATTTAG
- the sdaAB gene encoding L-serine ammonia-lyase, iron-sulfur-dependent subunit beta gives MTRKSSVFDMIGPVMIGPSSSHTAGVVRIARAAIKVLGGIPDDAVITFYNSFARTYEGHGSDKAIIGGLMDLKTDDARIKQAFELAEARGLTYIFKSVGNASVFHPNTIKLNLTKGDRKVEVIGESLGGGLINIKSIDGFHAEFSAQEHTLIIKADDVSGAIAFITSILAQEQANIATMSVSRKGKRDMACHVIEMDSGLNAITIKYLESISWIHELIYIPDIDL, from the coding sequence ATGACAAGAAAAAGTAGTGTCTTTGATATGATAGGCCCGGTGATGATAGGCCCTTCTTCCTCCCATACCGCTGGTGTGGTCAGGATCGCCAGGGCAGCAATCAAGGTGTTGGGTGGGATTCCTGATGATGCTGTGATCACATTTTATAATTCATTTGCCCGGACTTATGAAGGGCATGGTAGTGACAAGGCCATTATTGGAGGGCTTATGGATCTGAAAACTGATGATGCGCGAATAAAACAGGCCTTTGAACTTGCTGAAGCGCGCGGATTGACTTATATTTTTAAGTCGGTCGGGAACGCATCCGTTTTTCATCCCAATACGATCAAGCTAAACCTAACCAAGGGTGATCGGAAAGTAGAAGTCATAGGCGAGAGTTTGGGTGGTGGACTAATCAATATTAAGTCCATTGATGGGTTTCATGCCGAGTTTTCAGCTCAAGAGCATACTTTGATCATCAAAGCAGATGATGTTTCTGGTGCCATAGCCTTCATTACCAGTATTTTGGCGCAAGAACAGGCAAATATCGCCACAATGTCCGTTTCCAGAAAAGGCAAACGGGATATGGCCTGTCACGTGATAGAGATGGATTCTGGGCTTAATGCCATTACCATTAAGTATTTAGAGAGTATCAGTTGGATTCATGAACTAATTTACATTCCAGATATTGACCTATAG
- the pssA gene encoding CDP-diacylglycerol--serine O-phosphatidyltransferase, translated as MKIKKHIPNTITCMNLASGMAGIYFVLQGNLFAATYFILIAAVFDFLDGMVARLLKVHSEIGKQLDSLADLVTFGVLPSFVLFQLLKVPFPDGYLPFFAFIIGIQSAMRLAKFNIDTRQSDRFIGVPTPANALLICTLPFLAEHFAWAGSMIQNRYFLLSLTVVLAFLLTAELPLIALKFKNLSFGDNVFRYLVIAIGAISVLWLGLAGVPFIILSYILLSLVESRLHPA; from the coding sequence TTGAAGATCAAAAAACACATCCCCAACACCATTACCTGTATGAACCTTGCCAGTGGCATGGCGGGGATATACTTCGTACTTCAGGGCAACCTCTTTGCGGCGACCTATTTCATTCTGATCGCTGCTGTTTTTGATTTTTTGGACGGCATGGTGGCCAGGCTTCTGAAGGTGCACAGTGAAATCGGGAAGCAACTGGATTCCTTGGCAGACCTGGTGACCTTTGGGGTGCTCCCGTCCTTTGTGCTCTTTCAATTATTGAAAGTCCCTTTTCCTGATGGGTACCTCCCCTTCTTTGCTTTTATTATCGGCATTCAGTCAGCCATGCGGCTAGCAAAGTTCAACATCGATACGCGGCAGTCAGACCGCTTTATCGGCGTTCCCACTCCTGCAAATGCCCTCTTGATCTGCACCCTGCCGTTTCTTGCCGAACATTTTGCCTGGGCAGGCAGCATGATCCAAAACCGTTATTTCCTGCTCTCGCTGACGGTGGTCTTGGCGTTCCTCCTGACAGCAGAACTCCCGCTTATCGCCCTGAAATTCAAAAATTTGAGCTTTGGAGACAATGTGTTTCGATACTTGGTGATTGCCATCGGAGCCATAAGTGTGTTATGGCTGGGATTGGCCGGTGTACCCTTTATCATCCTCAGCTATATTTTGCTTTCTTTGGTGGAGAGCAGGCTGCACCCCGCATGA
- a CDS encoding MBL fold metallo-hydrolase, translating into MLNVQTFTFNPFQENCYVLYDDTKEAVIIDPGCYAKEEQETLKQFLQSNDLRPVRLLNTHCHIDHVLGNFFINQNYGLPLEIHPKDEPVLMAVGSYASNYGFPAYTPCKAEKYLEEGDKVTFGETDLEVIWVPGHAPGHVVFYHPESKTCIGGDTLFQGSIGRTDLPGGDHQTLLDAIKAKLFTLPDDVKVHPGHGPATLIGHEKIHNPFVGKNAQF; encoded by the coding sequence ATGCTTAATGTACAAACTTTCACGTTCAATCCTTTTCAAGAAAACTGCTATGTTCTGTATGATGATACCAAAGAAGCGGTAATCATCGACCCTGGTTGTTATGCTAAAGAAGAACAAGAAACATTAAAGCAGTTCCTCCAATCCAATGACCTTCGTCCTGTGCGGTTACTCAATACCCATTGTCATATTGATCATGTTTTGGGTAATTTTTTCATTAACCAAAACTATGGCTTGCCCCTTGAAATCCACCCTAAGGATGAGCCCGTGCTGATGGCTGTTGGTTCCTATGCTTCCAATTATGGATTCCCTGCCTATACACCATGTAAGGCTGAAAAATATTTAGAAGAAGGGGATAAGGTCACCTTTGGTGAGACAGACTTGGAAGTCATCTGGGTGCCGGGACACGCCCCGGGGCATGTGGTATTTTACCATCCCGAAAGTAAAACCTGTATCGGTGGCGACACCTTGTTTCAAGGGAGTATTGGTCGCACAGATCTGCCCGGTGGAGACCATCAAACCCTACTTGATGCCATTAAAGCGAAGCTTTTCACCCTTCCGGATGATGTAAAAGTCCATCCTGGACATGGACCGGCCACCCTGATTGGGCATGAAAAGATCCACAATCCATTCGTAGGTAAAAACGCTCAATTTTGA
- a CDS encoding thymidylate synthase — protein MKQYHQLLQHILDTGVQKGDRTGTGTLSVFGYQMRFDLQEGFPLVTTKKCHLKSIIYELLWFLKGDTNIKYLKDHKVRIWDEWADENGDLGPVYGYQWRHWPDGKGGEIDQIKNLIHQLKTNPNSRRLLVSAWNVADVDHMALPPCHTMFQFYVADGKLSCQLYQRSADVFLGVPFNIASYALFTMMIAQACDLQPGEFIHTFGDAHLYSNHLEQAKLQLTRECRPLPTMKINPEVKDLFSFEFEDFELQNYDPHPHIKAEVSV, from the coding sequence ATGAAACAATATCATCAATTACTACAGCATATTCTGGACACAGGAGTTCAAAAAGGTGATCGTACCGGCACGGGCACGTTAAGTGTGTTTGGCTATCAGATGCGGTTTGACCTGCAAGAAGGCTTTCCTCTGGTGACAACCAAAAAGTGCCATTTGAAATCCATCATTTATGAATTGCTGTGGTTTTTGAAGGGGGATACCAATATCAAATACCTAAAGGATCATAAGGTTAGGATTTGGGATGAGTGGGCAGATGAAAATGGTGATTTGGGGCCGGTTTATGGCTACCAATGGAGACATTGGCCTGATGGAAAAGGCGGAGAAATTGACCAAATCAAGAACCTGATCCACCAGCTCAAAACCAATCCCAATTCCAGAAGGCTTTTGGTAAGCGCTTGGAATGTGGCCGATGTAGATCATATGGCTTTGCCTCCTTGCCATACCATGTTCCAGTTTTATGTGGCCGACGGAAAGCTTTCATGCCAGCTTTACCAGCGCAGTGCAGATGTATTTTTAGGCGTTCCTTTTAATATCGCTTCCTATGCGCTCTTTACGATGATGATTGCTCAGGCTTGTGATTTGCAGCCTGGTGAGTTTATCCATACGTTTGGCGATGCGCATTTATATTCCAATCATCTAGAACAGGCAAAACTACAGTTGACCCGCGAATGCAGGCCATTGCCCACGATGAAGATCAATCCGGAAGTGAAGGACCTGTTTTCCTTTGAATTTGAGGATTTTGAATTGCAGAACTATGATCCGCATCCCCACATCAAGGCAGAAGTGTCTGTTTAG